A genomic stretch from Bacterioplanes sanyensis includes:
- the rfaD gene encoding ADP-glyceromanno-heptose 6-epimerase, with the protein MIIVTGGAGFIGSNLVKALNEQGRTDIIVVDDLSDGKQFYNISDCDIADYLDKDDFLARVKADDGILDNVEAIFHQGACSATTEWDGKFMMANNYEYSKVLLHACLAKGIQFLYASSASVYGGSEVFKEARDHEKPLNVYGYSKWQFDQYVRRLQNSFGSQVVGFRYFNVYGPREQHKGSMASVAFHFNNQLKDAGVCKLFGGSGGYGDGEQRRDFVFVADVVKVNLWFLQHPEKSGIFNLGTGRCQSFNDVADAVLAWHQQHGLNGHKEYVPFPDHLKGAYQSFTEADISALRAVGYSETFASVEQGVSAYMDWLNG; encoded by the coding sequence ATGATTATCGTAACCGGCGGCGCGGGTTTTATTGGCAGTAACCTGGTCAAAGCACTGAATGAGCAAGGTCGCACGGACATCATCGTGGTGGACGATCTCAGCGATGGCAAACAGTTCTATAACATCAGCGACTGCGACATTGCCGATTATCTCGATAAAGACGACTTTCTTGCCCGAGTAAAAGCCGACGATGGCATTCTCGACAACGTCGAGGCCATTTTCCATCAAGGCGCTTGCTCAGCCACCACCGAGTGGGACGGCAAGTTTATGATGGCCAATAACTACGAATATTCCAAAGTGCTGCTGCATGCGTGCTTGGCCAAGGGCATTCAATTTTTGTATGCCTCCAGCGCCTCTGTGTATGGTGGCAGTGAGGTGTTCAAAGAAGCACGCGATCATGAAAAACCATTGAACGTATACGGCTACTCCAAGTGGCAGTTCGACCAATACGTGCGCCGTTTGCAAAACAGCTTTGGCTCACAAGTGGTGGGCTTTCGTTATTTCAATGTGTATGGCCCTCGTGAACAGCACAAAGGCTCTATGGCATCGGTGGCGTTTCACTTTAACAACCAGCTAAAAGACGCAGGCGTGTGCAAACTGTTTGGCGGCAGTGGCGGTTATGGCGACGGTGAGCAGCGCCGTGACTTTGTTTTTGTCGCCGACGTGGTCAAAGTCAATTTGTGGTTTTTACAGCACCCGGAAAAGAGCGGCATTTTTAACCTAGGTACCGGTCGTTGTCAGAGTTTTAACGATGTTGCCGACGCGGTATTGGCTTGGCATCAGCAGCATGGCTTGAATGGGCATAAAGAATACGTACCTTTCCCGGATCACTTAAAAGGCGCCTACCAGAGTTTTACCGAAGCCGACATCAGCGCTCTGCGCGCGGTGGGGTATAGCGAGACGTTTGCCAGTGTTGAGCAAGGCGTGAGTGCTTATATGGACTGGCTCAATGGCTGA
- the hldE gene encoding bifunctional D-glycero-beta-D-manno-heptose-7-phosphate kinase/D-glycero-beta-D-manno-heptose 1-phosphate adenylyltransferase HldE gives MDIALPDFHRGRVLVFGDVMLDRYWQGPTSRISPEAPVPVVRIDDIENRAGGAGNVALNLATLGAQVELLGIVGNDDNARVLSEMLQQHQVRCHFHHHPLLPTITKLRVMSRHQQLIRLDFEQAFDATDLSALQRAFEQNVTGAGAVILSDYGKGALTDPQPLIQGARAQQVPVLIDPKGTDFERYRGATLITPNLNEFEAVVGPAADDATLVAKGRALIADYDLHALLVTRSEKGMTLITATDEPIHLPTRAREVFDVTGAGDTVISVVAAALAAGVGLAQAVALANTAAGIVVGKLGTATVSTEELRAELRSEHHQGAGLFDEESLLLQVAEARARGETLVMTNGCFDIIHPGHVQYLKEAKALGARLLVAVNSDESVQRLKGDSRPINPLEHRMAVLAALESVDWVVPFSEDTPERLICRVLPDVLVKGGDYTVEQVAGGQCVQDNGGDVAILSFKDNCSTSAIVKRIQESEA, from the coding sequence ATGGATATCGCCCTTCCTGACTTCCACCGTGGCCGCGTACTGGTGTTTGGCGACGTTATGTTGGACCGCTACTGGCAGGGCCCGACGTCGCGCATTTCTCCGGAAGCCCCAGTGCCTGTGGTGCGTATTGATGACATTGAAAATCGTGCCGGCGGCGCCGGCAACGTGGCGTTAAACCTCGCCACCTTGGGAGCGCAGGTCGAGCTGTTGGGCATCGTCGGCAACGACGACAACGCCCGGGTGTTGTCGGAGATGCTGCAGCAGCATCAGGTACGTTGCCACTTTCATCACCACCCCTTGCTGCCTACCATCACCAAACTGCGGGTGATGAGTCGCCATCAGCAACTCATCCGGCTGGACTTTGAACAAGCGTTCGATGCCACCGACTTATCGGCGTTGCAGCGCGCGTTTGAGCAAAATGTGACGGGCGCGGGTGCGGTGATTTTGTCCGACTACGGCAAGGGCGCATTGACCGATCCACAGCCACTCATTCAAGGCGCGCGTGCTCAACAAGTCCCGGTACTGATCGACCCTAAAGGTACGGACTTCGAGCGCTACCGAGGCGCGACCCTAATTACCCCCAACCTGAATGAATTTGAGGCCGTTGTTGGCCCTGCTGCGGACGACGCTACCCTGGTAGCAAAAGGACGTGCGCTGATCGCCGACTACGATCTTCATGCGCTGCTGGTAACACGCAGTGAAAAGGGCATGACGCTGATTACCGCTACAGACGAGCCTATTCACTTGCCCACACGAGCGCGTGAAGTGTTCGATGTGACCGGTGCTGGTGATACGGTGATTTCCGTGGTGGCGGCGGCGCTGGCGGCCGGCGTTGGCCTGGCCCAAGCGGTGGCCTTGGCCAATACCGCAGCCGGAATTGTGGTCGGCAAACTTGGTACCGCGACGGTCAGCACCGAAGAGTTGCGTGCTGAGCTGCGCAGTGAGCACCACCAGGGCGCTGGGCTGTTTGACGAGGAAAGCTTGCTGCTGCAAGTCGCCGAAGCGCGGGCACGCGGTGAAACTCTGGTAATGACCAATGGCTGTTTCGACATCATTCACCCAGGCCATGTGCAGTATTTAAAAGAAGCCAAGGCATTGGGTGCGCGGTTATTGGTGGCGGTGAACTCGGATGAATCGGTGCAGCGTTTAAAAGGCGACAGCCGGCCGATTAATCCGTTGGAGCACCGCATGGCGGTGTTGGCCGCTCTGGAAAGCGTCGATTGGGTGGTGCCGTTTAGTGAAGACACCCCCGAGCGACTGATTTGCCGAGTATTGCCGGACGTGTTGGTAAAAGGCGGCGATTACACTGTGGAGCAGGTCGCAGGTGGGCAGTGTGTGCAAGACAATGGTGGTGACGTGGCCATTTTAAGTTTCAAAGACAACTGTTCAACGTCCGCCATTGTGAAACGAATTCAGGAGAGTGAAGCATGA
- the waaA gene encoding lipid IV(A) 3-deoxy-D-manno-octulosonic acid transferase produces the protein MARFFYTVIYACLLPFMLARLWWRGRVNPGYRLRWRERFGFIPHRPAANGLWVHAVSVGETLAAAPWIKAFQQRHPNVPVIVTTTTPTGSEQVKRLFGDRVYHMFLPYDLPGFCLRFLRQVNPGVLVIMETELWPNLIHSCQQQRVPVVLANARLSEKSQQGYQRFAALTQPMLQQLTMVAVQNAIDGQRFIELGLPSDRLEVTGSVKFDVQVAPQNIASGQQLRQQWGHQRPVLALASSHAGEDEQLLDLYPQLAASCPGLVLMLVPRHPERFDAVANAVHARGLKLQRRSKGTASDMTQVYVADSMGEMLSLLAAADLVVMGGSLIEHGGHNPIEPAALAKATVCGPHFTNFASIVRTLKEAGALHVLPNDQQQWLAHLQQLLAQPQQRLAMGQAGQATVEKNRGAVARLVGMVETLLHR, from the coding sequence GTGGCGCGTTTTTTTTACACTGTGATTTATGCCTGCTTACTGCCCTTTATGCTGGCGCGCCTCTGGTGGCGCGGACGCGTTAACCCAGGCTATCGCTTGCGCTGGCGCGAACGCTTCGGTTTTATTCCACATCGTCCCGCCGCCAATGGTTTATGGGTGCATGCGGTCTCTGTCGGCGAGACGCTGGCCGCAGCGCCATGGATAAAAGCGTTCCAGCAGCGCCACCCCAATGTTCCGGTAATTGTCACCACCACCACGCCCACTGGCTCAGAACAGGTCAAGCGCCTGTTCGGTGACCGCGTTTATCACATGTTCCTGCCCTACGATTTGCCGGGCTTTTGCTTGCGCTTTCTGCGCCAGGTGAACCCCGGCGTATTAGTGATTATGGAAACGGAGCTGTGGCCCAACCTGATTCACAGCTGCCAGCAGCAACGCGTGCCCGTGGTGTTGGCCAACGCGCGTCTGTCGGAGAAATCACAACAAGGTTATCAGCGCTTCGCTGCGCTGACTCAACCCATGCTGCAACAGCTGACCATGGTTGCGGTGCAAAACGCCATTGATGGCCAGCGCTTTATCGAACTGGGTTTGCCCAGTGATCGCTTAGAAGTCACCGGCAGCGTCAAATTCGATGTGCAAGTTGCACCACAAAACATTGCCAGTGGCCAGCAGCTGCGCCAGCAGTGGGGCCATCAGCGTCCGGTACTGGCGCTGGCATCCAGCCACGCCGGTGAAGATGAACAGCTGTTGGATTTGTACCCGCAGTTGGCAGCCAGTTGCCCAGGGCTAGTGCTGATGTTGGTACCGCGTCACCCTGAGCGTTTTGATGCCGTGGCCAATGCCGTGCATGCACGTGGCTTAAAGCTGCAACGTCGCAGCAAGGGCACGGCCTCCGATATGACCCAAGTGTATGTTGCCGACAGCATGGGGGAAATGCTGAGTCTGCTGGCTGCAGCCGACTTAGTGGTGATGGGTGGCAGCCTAATCGAGCATGGCGGCCATAATCCAATCGAGCCGGCAGCATTGGCCAAAGCTACCGTTTGCGGGCCTCACTTCACCAACTTCGCCAGTATCGTACGCACGTTAAAAGAGGCCGGTGCTCTGCACGTTTTGCCAAACGATCAACAGCAGTGGTTAGCGCACCTGCAACAGCTGCTGGCGCAGCCGCAGCAACGCTTGGCGATGGGACAAGCCGGGCAGGCAACAGTAGAAAAAAACCGTGGCGCCGTCGCGCGTTTGGTGGGGATGGTAGAAACCCTGCTGCATCGCTAG
- a CDS encoding TolC family outer membrane protein, with translation MKKLLALSTAMLMAGMAHATDLSTIYQRAVANDAEVAAARATREANGYNVAIARGGLLPQAQFNYSKTKFDTESEQIDPVSGASADVDNDYTLDSLSIEASQALFDLNSWYTYQSARAGDDAAAHQLQLAEQDLLLRAAKAYFDVLRAQENLSTAQAEEKAVGRSLEQTKQRFEVGLIAVTEVLEAQATYDLTAVNLIGQEAALDISYEALEVLTGERYSDVAPLRDDVQMQMPAPANVGEWVSSGMEKYAGILLAQSNRESVRLQRNATRSNHLPTVKLVASYTDADQPSLADPTDSTSTAIGVQLSVPLLAGGSLYGQSKQAASQFAAADYQLESQRRQAKQNIRSLYRQVQTDVKNVKARKQAIASAESALEATETGYEVGTRNIVEVLDAQRNLFSAKRDYANARYDYIINLLNLKFYAGTLHEGDINELNGWLQNQA, from the coding sequence ATGAAAAAACTGCTTGCCCTGTCGACGGCCATGTTGATGGCTGGAATGGCTCACGCCACCGACTTGAGTACCATTTATCAGCGTGCCGTCGCTAACGATGCGGAGGTGGCAGCGGCTCGAGCCACACGCGAAGCAAACGGCTATAACGTGGCCATTGCTCGGGGTGGTTTGCTGCCGCAAGCGCAGTTTAACTACAGCAAAACCAAATTCGACACGGAGAGCGAGCAAATCGACCCGGTTAGCGGCGCTTCTGCGGACGTCGATAACGACTACACCTTGGATAGCCTGTCGATTGAAGCCTCTCAAGCCTTATTCGATTTAAACAGTTGGTACACCTATCAATCTGCTCGAGCGGGTGACGATGCGGCCGCACATCAACTGCAGCTGGCTGAGCAAGATTTGCTACTGCGTGCTGCCAAAGCCTATTTTGATGTGCTGCGCGCGCAGGAAAACTTGTCCACCGCGCAAGCAGAAGAAAAAGCCGTAGGCCGGTCGTTAGAGCAAACCAAGCAGCGTTTCGAAGTGGGCTTGATTGCGGTAACTGAAGTACTGGAAGCGCAAGCGACGTACGATTTGACCGCCGTGAACCTGATTGGTCAGGAAGCGGCACTGGACATCAGCTACGAAGCGCTGGAAGTTCTGACTGGCGAGCGCTACAGCGATGTGGCGCCCCTGCGTGACGATGTGCAAATGCAGATGCCAGCACCTGCCAATGTCGGTGAATGGGTTTCCAGTGGTATGGAAAAATACGCGGGCATCCTGCTGGCGCAATCCAATCGGGAAAGTGTGCGCCTGCAGCGCAATGCCACGCGCTCTAATCACCTGCCCACCGTCAAACTGGTGGCCAGCTACACAGACGCTGATCAGCCTTCATTAGCGGATCCAACAGACAGCACTTCCACAGCGATAGGTGTGCAGCTGTCAGTGCCACTGCTGGCCGGTGGCTCGTTATACGGTCAGAGCAAACAGGCAGCCAGTCAGTTTGCTGCGGCAGACTACCAGTTAGAAAGCCAGCGTCGTCAGGCGAAGCAAAACATTCGCAGCTTGTATCGTCAGGTGCAAACGGATGTGAAGAACGTTAAGGCTCGCAAACAAGCTATTGCTTCCGCCGAAAGCGCGCTGGAAGCGACGGAAACCGGCTATGAAGTGGGTACGCGCAATATTGTGGAAGTATTGGATGCGCAACGTAATCTGTTTAGTGCAAAGCGTGACTACGCCAATGCGCGTTACGATTACATCATTAATCTGCTGAACCTGAAGTTCTACGCTGGCACCTTGCACGAAGGTGACATCAACGAGTTAAACGGTTGGTTACAAAACCAAGCCTGA